The following DNA comes from Strix aluco isolate bStrAlu1 unplaced genomic scaffold, bStrAlu1.hap1 HAP1_SCAFFOLD_128, whole genome shotgun sequence.
ATAACTGGGAGTCTCATGAGGGGAGTGGGAGGGGGCTGGGACATACCTGGGGGTCAGGGGTGGGGTTGGGGACCCCCCTGTGGGTCAGGGGTGGGGACTGGGACCCCCTCGTGGGTCAGTGGGGGGGGTGGGGACTGGGACCCCCCTCCATGGGTCAGTGGAGGGGGTGGGGACCCCTCCATGGGTCAGTGGGGGTAGAGTTGGGGTCCCCCCATGGGTCAGTGGTGGGGGGGGTTGGAGCTGGGGACCCTCCCGTGGGTCAGGGGTGGGTTTAGGGACTCCCCCGTGGGTCAATGGGGGGCTGGGAACCCCCCCGTGGGTCAGGGGTGGGGTTGGGGGACCCCCCTCATGGGTCAGTGGGGGAGGGGTTGGAGCTGGGGACCCCCCCGTGGGTCAAGGGTGGGTTTAGGGACTCCCCCGTGGGTCAGGGATGGAATTGGGGTCCCCCCATATGTCATGGGAGGGGGGTGTTGGGAGCTGGGCCCCCCCCCCATGGGTCAGGGGTGGAATTGGGGTCCCCCCCAGGGGTCAGTGAGCGGCTGGAGACCCCCCAGAGGTCACTGGGGTGTAGGGCTGGAGTTGGGGTCCCCCCATAGGTCAGGGGCAGGGTTGGGGTCCCCCCATGGGTCATTGCGGGTGGGGTTGGGTCTGGGGACTCCCCCATGGGTCAGAGGTGGGGTTGGGGACCCCCCATGGGTCATTGGGGGGGTAGGGCTGGAGTTGGGGTCCCCCCGGGGGTGCTCACAGAGGGAGGCGGAGTTGAGGGACACCCCGGCCATGGCCAGACCCGCCAGCAGCCGCCCCAGGCAGTAGAGCCCGAAGGTGGGGGCGGCCGCCGTGGCGGCTCCCGTCACCCCCAGCTGCAGGTAACACCAGCTCAGCAGCGCCCGGCGCCCAAACCTGCGGGACAcggggcactgggggcactgggagcactgggagggggcactgggggcactgggatgctgctatggggcactgggatggtgctatggggcactgggagcactgggagggggcactgggggcactgggatggtgctatggggcactgggagcactgggagggggcactggggcactgggatgctgctatggggcactgggatggtgctatggggcactgggagcactgggagggggcactgggggcactgggatggtgctatggggcactgggagcactgggagggggcactggggcactgggatgctgctatggggcactgggatggtgctatggggcactgggagcactgggagggggcactgggggcactgggatggtgctatggggcactgggagcactgggagggggcactgggggcactgggatgctgctatggggcactgggatggtgctatggggcactgggagcactgggagggggcactgggggcactgggatggtgctatggggcactgggagcactgggagggggcaCTGGAAGCACGGGAATAGGGGACATGGGGCATTGGGGGTCACTGGGATGCTGCTatggggcactgggagcactgggatggggcactgggagcactgggatggggcactgggggcactgggacgctgctatggggcactgggagcactgggagggggcactgggagcactggaatAGGGGACATGGGGCATCGGGGTCACTGGGATGCTGCTATGGGGCACTGGGAGGGGTCACTGGGTGCACTGGAATAGGGGACATGGGGCATTGGGGTCACTGGGACACCGCTATGGggcactgggagtactgggatGCTGCTATGGGGTACTGGGAGGGCTGGGACCACTGggagggggcactgggagcactgggatggggcactgggggcactgggagggggcaCTGGGATGCTGCTATGGGGCAatgggagcactgggatggggGAGATACAGGGTGCTGGGAATTCTGGGACAGGGAATCATGGCACTGGGAATACTGGGATGAGCGAGGGCAACGCAGCTGTACTGGGACACACCCACCCTGGGCTGGGGCTACTGGGAACACTGGGATGCCAGGGGTGGCCATGTTTGTgacttccccctcccctctcccagttgcctcccagttcatcccagtccACCCACTTGTCAGAGAGGACCCCGAAGAGGCCGGAGCCCAGGAGGATCCCGGCCATGTAGAGGGACTGGGCCACCTGCCGCAGCCGCTTGGACTCGCACACGAGGTCCCACTGTAGCCACGAGGGGACGGAGGGGGGTCAACGCCAGCATGGCTGGGGGGGGCCCCAaaacccggggggggggggggggcactgggggcggGGCTCAGGGTGGGGCACCCCCCTCACCTCGGTAACGATGGTGTGAGCGAAGACACCGTCGCCGTAGGTCCAACCGTCATGGCAGGGCTCGGTGGCCGCCTCGGTGGCCGTGTCAGTGGCCATGACGTTGGCCATGCTGGTGGCCACGCCGTTAGCCATACTGTTGGCCATGCCAGTGGCCACGCTGTTGACCGTGCCCTTGGCCATGCTGTTGACCATGCCCTTGGCCATGCCCTTGGCCATGCCGTTGGCCGTGCCATTGACCATGCTGTTGGCCATGCCACTGGCCATGCTGTTGGCCGTGCCATTGGCCGTACCATTGACCTCTAAGAGGTGCCACTGGGGTTCCACGTAACGTTGGCAACGCTGGGGCCGGTGGTGGCCGTCGGaggggatggagacaaggagCGGGACATCCCCGGTGCTGCCGTTGGCCACGGGCCACCGAGGCCGGCAGTGGTGCTCGGGGACGCCGGCAGTGAAGTTCTGCAGCAGGTTGTGGCTGGCCAACATGAGCAGCGGAATGGCCAGGGCGGCCACGTAGGTCACCTGGAAGCGGCCCATCCCCCCCAGGTGGGCCAGCAGCTCCACGAAGGTCATGGTGGGCGGGTGGAGCTGGAGGGGGCCCGGGTCaactgggggggaaggaggagaagagggtgAAGGATGGGCCAAGGGTTGGCCAAGGGTTGGCTAAGAGGTGGCCAAGGGGTGGACAGAGGGTGGCCAACAGGTGGCCAAGGGTTGGCCAAGTGTTGGCTGAGGGTTGGCCAAGGGGTGCCCAGCAGGTGGCTGAAGGGTGGCCAAAGGTTGGCCAAGGGGTGACCAAGGGTAGACAAAGGATGGCCAAGAGTTGGCCAAGGGGTGGACAAAGGGTGGAAGGGTTGGCCAAGGGGTTGACAAGGGTTGGCCAAGGGTTGGCCAAGGGGTGGACAAAGGGTGGCCAAGGGTTGGCCAAGGGGTTGACAAAGGGTGGCTAAGGGTTGGCCAAGGGGTGGCCAAAGGGTGGAAGGGTTGGCCAAGGGTTGGCCAAGGGTTGGCCAAGGGGTGGACAAAGGGTGGCCAAGGGTTGGCCAAGGGGTTGACAAAGGGTGGCTAAGGGTTGGCCAAGGGGTGGCCAAAGGGTGGCCAAGGGTTGGCCAAGGGGTGGCCAAAGGGTGGAAGGGTTGGCCAAGGGGTGGCCAAAGGGTGGCCAAGGGTTGGCCAAGGGGTGGCCAAGGGGTGGCCAAGGGTTGGCCAAAGGGTGGCCAAAGGGTGGCCAAGGGTTGGCCAAGGGGTTGACAAAGGGTGGCTAAGGGTTGGCCAAGGGGTGGCCAAAGGGTGGAAGGGTTGGCCAAGGGTTGGCCAAGGGGTGGCCAAGGGGTGGCCAAGGGGTGGCCAAGGGGTGGACAAGGGGTGGACAAGGGGTGGACAAAGGGTGGAAGGGTTGGCCAAGGGGTGGCCAAAGGGTGGCCAAGGGTTGGCCAAGGGGTGGCCAAAGGGTGGAAGGGTTGGCCAAGGGGTGGCCAAGGGGTGGCCAAGGGGTGGCCAAGGGGTGGCCAAAGGGTGGCCAAAGGGTGGCCAAGGGGTGGCCAAGGGTTGGCCAAGGGTTGGCCAAGGGGTGGCCAAAGGGTGGCCAAGGGTTGGCCAAGGGTGGTTTGGGGGAAGGGTGAGAGTTGAGGGCCCCTGTCAATCTATTGAGCCTATTGATCTATCAGTCTGTCAATCAATCTGTCAGTCTGTCAATCAATCGATCGATCTATCAATCTATTGATCTAATTGATCTAATCAATCAATCTACCCACCAGTCTATCAATCTGTGGATCCCTATTGATCAGTCGGGATGTCTATTGATCTATCAGTCTGTCAATCAATCTGTCGGTCtgtcaatcaatcaatcaatcaattgAGCTATCGATCTAATCAATCTACCCACCTGTCTATCAATCTATCAGTGTCGCTGCCAATCTATCGATCTTTATTGATCTATCAGGATGTCTATTGATCTATCAGTCTCTCCATCGATCTGTCAGTCAATCAATCAATCTATTGATCAATCAATCTATCGATCAATCAATCTATCGATATCAATCTACCCGCCTATCAATCTATCAGTGCCGCCACCAATCTATCAATCTTTATTGATCTGTCAGGGTGTCTCTCGATATATCAGTTTCTCCATCAATCTGTCAATCAATCGATCAATCGATCTGTCGACTATCAATCTATCGATCTATCGATCTAATCGATCAATCTACCTACCCATCTATCAATCAGTGTCACTATCAATCTGTGGATCTCTATTGATCTGTCAGGGTGTCTATTGATCTGTCAGTCTCTCGATCAATCAATCTATTGCTCTATTAATCTATTGATCTATTAATCTATTGATCTATCAATCTATTGATCAATCTATTGACCTATCAATCTAATCAATCAATCTACCTCCCCATCTATCAATCAGTGGCACTATCAATCAATAGTGATTGATCAGGGTGTCTATTGATCTATCATCCATCAGTCTCTCGATCAATTGATCTATTGATGTATCGATCTATCAATTTATCCACTAATCAATCAATCTACCTCCCCATCTATCAATCAGTGCCATCATCAATCTCTATTGATCTATCGGGGTGTCTATTGATACGGCGCTCTCCCCGTCAGTCACTCTCTCGAGCAGTCGATCTGTTGATCTATCAATCTATTGATCTATTGGTTTATCAAGCTATTGATTAATCTATTAATTTATCAATCTATTGATCTATCAATCTATTGATCTATCAATCTGTTGATCTATCAATCTATTGATCGATCAATCTGTGATCCATCGATCTCTCGATTTATCAATCTGTTGATCTATCAATCTATTGATTTATCGATCTATTAATTTATCAATCTATTGATCTATCAATCTGTTGATCTATTGATCTATTGATTTATCAATCTATTGATCGATCAATATGTTGATCTATTGATCTCTTGATTTATTGATCTATTGATCTATCAATCTGTTGATCTGTTGATCTATTAATTTATCAATCTATTGATCTATCAATCTGTGGATCTATCAATCTATTGATCTATCAATCTGTGGATTTATCAATCTGTTGATCTATCAATCTGTGGATCTATCAATCTGTGGATCTATCAATCTATTGATCTAGCAATCTGTTGATCTATTGATTTATCAATCTATTGATTTATCAATCTGTTGATCTACCGATCTATTGATCAATCTGTTGATCTATCGATCTCTTGATTTATCAATCTGTTGATCTATTGATCTATTGATCAATCTACCCACCAGTCTATCAATCTCAGTCTCTCTTGGCTTATCAATCGCTGATTATTTATTTCTTGCTACCAGCTCTCCCCCCCCCCATTATTGATCAATCAATCAACCAACCAATCAATCAACCaatcccctctcccctccagtcTCCCGACAGCGCCCTCCCGCCACCGCTCCCTCCCGATCAATCGATCCCGACctgctctggggctcctcttcctctccctgccgCTCCCTCGGCCTCCGGCTCGCTCTGTCCGTCccctccgtccgtccgtccctccctcccctccccccgcccctccctccctccctctgcccctcccACTCTCGCCCTTCCCCCCTCACCCAATCAATTGATCAATCGATCGATGATTTCTCTCCTGCCCGGGGCCAACCCTCAGCCGGCTGCCGGCTCCACCTGCCCCCCTATTGACGACTCTGCTTATCAATAAATTGATTTCTCTGCCGATCCGTGTCGGCCTATTGATCTCCCCTCCCTATTGATCCATCGATCGGTTTTCCTGTCGACCAATCCAGCGAGCCCCTTCACTATTGATGGATTATTGATCTTCAGGTCAATTATCTATATTATCTATAATGTGTTGCTCATCAATTAGCCCATAATCTATTGATTAATTTATTGGTCTGTATGTTTCTGCTGATCAATCTATTGATCTATTGATCAATCTGTTGTTCCACAGCATCTCTATTGATCCATCTGATGGGCTGGGTGTCTCCAGTACCGATAAATCGATCTAAAATCGATTCATTGATCAATCTATTGGTCTAgatttttctattgatttttttttatccatCAGTCTAATGATCTCCTTCTCTATTGATCCATTGGATCAATATTGGATCAATATTGAATCAATATTGATATTGGATCTATTGATCAGTTTATTGATTCATAATCTTTCTATTGATCAATGTATCAGTCTTAATCTATTGACCAGTATTGACCTATAATCTTCTTATTGATTGATTTATTGACCTTTAATCCCTCTATCGATTGATCTATTGGTCTCTATTGATCAACCCGTTAACCTATAACCTAACCTATTGGCCTATAATCTATTGATCAGTATAGTGATCTTCATCTATTGGCTGCTCTATCGGTCTTTATTGATCAGTCTACCAAGCTTTATTCTCTCTATTGATCAGTCTATTGACACATTATTGATCAAGTATCGATCTTAATCTCTCTATTGATCAGTCCCTTGACCTATAGGGGTCATCTTAATCTTTCTATTGATCAGTCTTTCCCTCTATTGATCAATCTATTGATCTTAATCTCTCTATTGATCAGTCTCTTGACCTATACTCTTTCTATTGATCAGTCTTTCCCTCTATTGATCAATCTATCGAGTTTTAATCTCACTATTGATCAGTCTATTGACACATAATCTATTGATCAAGTATTGATATTAATGTCTCTATTGATCAGTCTCTTGACCTATAATCTTTCTATTGATCAATCTTTCCCTCTATTGAACAATCTATTGATCTTAATGTCTCTATTGATCAGTCCCTTGACCTATAATATTCCTATTGATCAGTCTTTCCCTCTATTGATCAATCCATCGAGCTTTAATCTCTCTCTTGACCCACCCATTGGCCTCTCTCTCCCCTGATCAACACATTGATCTCTCTATTAATCCGCTCACCTGTCCGTCACTCCAGCTATCGCCTGACCTCTCCCAACACCAAATCCCGCTCTCCGGAGCCGTCTGCCAGCAGTTACCGCCCCTCGGCCTCGCAGCTGCCCATGGCCACAGCCCTGTCCTCGGCCTTGGCCCCGCTCCTATTTAAAGCCATCCCAGGTCCCAGTTAACGTTTGACTCCAGCGGGACCAGATCCCGCTACGGGTCAGTGGAGACGGTCATCAGGCGGAAATACCGGTTCTGGTCATGCCAGTCCCCAACCAGGGATGCCCAAGGGCTCCCTGCGGCCATCCCAAcctctccatcctcttcctcaccgAGGAAGCCCCTAACCCCAGGTggatggggacccccccagcccccccaccccaccctccccgATTGTTTTCGCTATCCATGGTGGATGATTTATGAAACAAAGTCCCCGCAGGCCCTGAAGCGGCTTCCTGGGAGCCCCTTGGACCCCGGTCAGgagggcagcgggaggcagcGGAGCGTGAGCAGGACGTGACAGCGACCGGGGGACTTGGGGGACAGTCTGACATgggaggggggggcaggacgCCTGGGTCCTCGCTGGCCAGGTGGTTGGAGAGGAGGGTGTGGGGTGTGCGGGGTGGCTGGATGCCTGGATCCTTGGGATCTGGAGATTCCTGGGATCCCTGGGCACCTGGATCTGTGGATTCTGGGGTCCTTGGGATCCCTGGGCACCCAACACCTGGATCTTTGGGATCCTTGGGCACCCAATGCCTGGATCTTTGGGATCCCTGGATTCTTGGAATCCCTGGGCACCAAAAACCTGGATCCTTGGGATCCTTGGGCACCCAATGCCTGGATCTTTGGGATCCCTGGATTCTTGGAATCCCTGGGCACCAAAAACCTGGATCCTTGGGATCCCTGGGCACCCAACGTCTGATCCCTCGGGATTCCTGGCTCTTTGGGATCCCTGAACATCCAGATGCCTCATTCCTCAGGATCCCTGGTTCCTTGAGATCCCTGGGTCTTTGGGATCCCTGGGCACCCAACACCTGGTTCCTCAGGATCCCTGGGTCCTTAGAACACGTGAGTCCTCAGGATCCCTGGTTCCTTGGGATCGCTGGCCACCCAGATGCCTGGATCCTTGGGATCCGATAATTCCTAGGATCCCTGGGCACCTGGATCTGTGGATTCCGGGTCCTTGGGACATCTGGGCACCCAGCGTCTGGGTGCTTGGGATCCTGGGACATCCTGACACCTGGTCCCTCAGGATTCCTGGCTCCTTGGGATCCCTGAACATTCAGATGCCTCATTCTTTGGGATCCCTGGGTCCTCAGGATCATCCCTGGGTCCTCAGGATCCTCCCTGGGCACCCAACGCCTGGGTCTTTGGGATCCCTGGGCACCCAATGCCTGGTTCCTCAGGATTCCTGGCTCCTTGGGATCCCTGAACATCCAGATGCCTCGTTCCTCGGGATCCCTGGTCTTTGGGATCCCTGGATCCTCAGGATCCCGGGTCCTCAGGACACCCTGGTCCTCCCTGTGCTCTTGAGCGTGACTCTCCCTCCCTCGCAGCTCTGGCACGGGcagaggggggaggaggggacgggaatggcggggggggggacggacgcAATGCCGAGGCCGCAGCACCCCGCTGGGTCCCATATTTGCCTTCGGGGCGGGACGACCAGGCTGTGCTGGACCCCCCGCAGCCGTGGGAAAACACACCCCCCtgcctcccacccccaccccccccgtgCCCTCCCACCGGCTGCGTTTCACAcgatttttgcttttattgtttttattccAGAAAAACCATCCTGCAAAGCGGCGATTGGAGGGGACGCACCATCCCCCAACCCTGCCCGGAGAGGAGGACACCTGGGGGGGCCCCTCCTTGGCCGTGGTCTCTTCTGGGGGGGGCGACGCACCCCccaaccctgctcctgctccatcaTTGCTGCAGACGtggaggtttgggggggttttggggtcccCCAGAGTGGTCGGCCGTGGTGTtgctgggctgggggggttgAAGTGGGACCTGGAGATGTTGGGCTTCATCCTTCAGGGGCCGGGTCCTGgtgatgaagatgatggagatgGAGTTGATGAAGGTGATGGAGATGGAGGTGATGGAGATGGAGGTGATGGAGGTGATGGAGATGGAGGTGATGAAGGTGATGAAGGTGAGGGAGATGTTGAAGATTGAGGGAGGAGAGGGTGGGAGcaatctgggggggggggcagggtgggTTTTCATGCTGCcattccccctccttccctgttgACCTGCCCCCCCATCTCCAGAGGGTTCATCCATCCATCGCCGTAGTCATCTTCTTGTCCATCCACCCACCTACCTCTAGCCAATCCCGTCCCTTCCTGTGTCTCCGTCCATCCCCATGCCCAACCAATCCTCTCCCACCATCCCTCCCTGTGCCCACCCACCCATCtgtccctccccttctcctccagcccctccaatcccacctcccctccacctcctccaccgTCTCTGGCAGCGCCATGTCCCGTGTCTCCGGCAGGAAGATGGCCACCAGCCCCGACACCACGGGAGCCACCCCGTAGATGATGAAGGGCAACGCAGGGAAGACTTCACCCGCCATCTTCACCAAGGGCGCCGTGATGCTGCCCAGACGGGCCATGGTGTTGGCCAACCCCATCCCTGTCTGCCTGTGGGACACCGCGAGGTCCCTGAGGGAGTGGCCACCGTGGTGATGGTCACCCCGACACCTCCACCCCCGCAAGCTGCACCCCGCTCCTTACCGAATCACAGTGGGGTAAAGCTCCCCCGTGTAGAGGAAGACGCAGTTGAAGGACGCAGCCAAGCAACCCTTCCCGAAGACGGCCAAGGCCGTCCGAAGCGTCCGCAGGTCTGTGGGGACGAGGACGGGTCATCCAGGACCTTCTTTGGTGTCACCAGTTGGGGTTGGGTTGGTGGTGGGTGATGGAGACCCCAAACACCAGGATTTCAGGCAAATTGCCCGTAAAAAAACTAAAATCCCTCAACCGCTGAGTTGCCTTAATGGGTTGAGCGTGTTTTGGCCTTTGTGGGTTGAAGGGGACCCCACtgccaccaccccccgccccctcctCACCCCGTGGCACCAAGATGTTGGCCAAGATGGCCAAACCGGCCAAGATGAGGGCAAAGGATTGGGTGAAGCGTCTCCCTATGAAGGTGATGGTGAGGATGGAGACCAACTTGGCTGGGATGTCCACAGCCCCAAAGACCAGTTGGATCACGTAGATGTTGAAGTCAAAGTTTTGCAGGTCCATGGCCAACCCGTAGTAGGCGAAGCTGGTGGAGAACCTAAAAGAGGGGGGGCAAGGGGGCAAATCTCACCagtggggaggggtggggtgggatggggggggtgtcacccctCACCCCCTGACCTGGGTGGGATGGAGCCAGGAGATCTGTGGCCAAGGTGTGGGCCAAGAGAGCTCCTGTCGCCCAAGTCCTGCACTGTGACTCAGTTTCCTTCCCATGAGGTTTGGGGAGGGGCAAAGGGGGGGGATGGATCAACAACTGGGGGGGGAGGACATTGGCCAACCAGCTGCCACCGTCCGCCACCACCAGACATACCAGACGAAGCAGAGGCAACAGGAGATGCGACGCACGACAGGCGTCCGGACCAGGTCAACCACGGTGTGGTGGCTCCTCGATGATGTCATCTCCTTCTGCATGTAGGACCTCAAGGCCTagagggagatggagggggggggggttggtgggtgGGGATGGGGTGCTGAGGTCCTCCCAGGGGGGAACAGGTGGGTGGACGGGTGGTTGGGTGGATGGAGATGAGGGTGGATGGATGGAAAAGGAGCTGAATGGATGGAGGAGATGGTggaggagatggagatggagggacatggaggtgctgggatggAGATAGAGATGGAGGGAGATGGAGGTGATGAAGGTGATGGAGATGATGGAGATGGAGGTGATGAAGGTGATGGAGATGATGGAGGTGATGGAGATGGAGGTGATGAAGCTGATGGAGATGATGGAGATGGAGGTGATGAAGGTGATGGAGATGGAGGTGACGGAGGTGAGGAAGGTGATGGAGATGGAAGTGATAGAGGTGAAGGTGATGGAGATGATGGAGATTGTGATGGAGGTGATGAAGGTGATGGAGATTGAGATGATGGAGATTATGGAGATGGAGGTGGTGAAGGTGATGGAGATGTTGGAAATTGAGGGGATGAAGGTGATGGAGCTGGAGGTGATGGAGATGTTGGAGCTGGAGATGTTGGAGCTGGAGGTGATGGAGGTGGAGGCTGGTGGTTGCATAAGGGGCTGACTGGGGGCCAGTGGTGCTGGACGGACGGACGGGTGTCTATGGGATGGACGGACGGTGTCtatgggatggatggatgggtgtcTATGGGATGGACGGATGGGTGTCTATGGGATGGATGGACGGGTGTCTATGGGATGGACGGATGGGTGTCTATGGGATGGATGGACGGGTGTCTATGGGATGGATGGACGGGTGTCTATGGGATGGACGGTTGTTGAAGGAGCTGGGAAGGTGCCCGTAGGGCAGCGCCACTGTTGGCCGCTCTCCACGAGGGGCAGGGGCATGGGgtcacctccccccaccccccacaaaCCCCCCCGAGACACCCCAGGGACCAGCCGGGGCCTTTTACGTCGATGTCGAGCTtgtccccttcctctttcttcccgtTGATCCTGGCCACCTTCCGCAGCTCCTTCAGGGCCCGCTGGGACTTGCCCACCATGACCAGCCAACGAGCCGACTCCGTCAGCCACCtgcagagggggggggggcaggagcccAAGGACCCTCCCACCAGGCCCCTGGCCCTGCCAGTGGCCACCTGCCCTCTCTGTCCCTCGGCTGCCATCTCCCCGTGCTTCTGCCTGGGCAACCAACTCTCTGGCCAACCAACCCTCcagccaaccaaccaaccaaccaaccaaccctccAACCAACCAACCTTCCATCTATCCAACCTTCCATCCAACCAACTCTCTGTCCATCCAACCCTCTGGCCAACCAACCCTCTGTCCGTCCAACCTTCTGTCCATCCCACTGACCCTCTGGCCAACCAACCCTCCATCTGGCCAACCAACCCTCCGGCCAACCAACCCTCCAGCCAACCAACCTTCCAGCCAACCAACTCTCCATCCATCCAACCTTCTGTCCATCCAACCCTCCATCCAACCAACCCTCCA
Coding sequences within:
- the SLC22A6 gene encoding solute carrier family 22 member 6 isoform X1, with the translated sequence MAFADLLEHVGGMGRFQVASVVLLALPVLMMASHNLLQNFTAATNDHRCRLRWEANATGLDPQDLLRVSVPRGEQCRRFVTPQWWLLEANGSATNTTWPETEPCRDGWTYDRSVFTSTIVSEWDLVCSSRGLKQLAQSLYMAGVLVGGIVFGGLSDRFGRRSLLTWCYLQMGAMGTCSSFAPTFTIYCLFRFLTGMAFSGIVLNSVSLSLEWMPTRTRALVGTFMGYCYTLGQFLLAGVSYAVPAWRWLQLTVSLPFFCFFLYSWWLTESARWLVMVGKSQRALKELRKVARINGKKEEGDKLDIDALRSYMQKEMTSSRSHHTVVDLVRTPVVRRISCCLCFVWFSTSFAYYGLAMDLQNFDFNIYVIQLVFGAVDIPAKLVSILTITFIGRRFTQSFALILAGLAILANILVPRDLRTLRTALAVFGKGCLAASFNCVFLYTGELYPTVIRQTGMGLANTMARLGSITAPLVKMAGEVFPALPFIIYGVAPVVSGLVAIFLPETRDMALPETVEEVEGRTRPLKDEAQHLQVPLQPPQPSNTTADHSGGPQNPPKPPRLQQ
- the SLC22A6 gene encoding solute carrier family 22 member 6 isoform X5; amino-acid sequence: MVGPMTAASSPAPSSASSRGLKQLAQSLYMAGVLVGGIVFGGLSDRFGRRSLLTWCYLQMGAMGTCSSFAPTFTIYCLFRFLTGMAFSGIVLNSVSLSLEWMPTRTRALVGTFMGYCYTLGQFLLAGVSYAVPAWRWLQLTVSLPFFCFFLYSWWLTESARWLVMVGKSQRALKELRKVARINGKKEEGDKLDIDALRSYMQKEMTSSRSHHTVVDLVRTPVVRRISCCLCFVWFSTSFAYYGLAMDLQNFDFNIYVIQLVFGAVDIPAKLVSILTITFIGRRFTQSFALILAGLAILANILVPRDLRTLRTALAVFGKGCLAASFNCVFLYTGELYPTVIRQTGMGLANTMARLGSITAPLVKMAGEVFPALPFIIYGVAPVVSGLVAIFLPETRDMALPETVEEVEGRTRPLKDEAQHLQVPLQPPQPSNTTADHSGGPQNPPKPPRLQQ
- the SLC22A6 gene encoding solute carrier family 22 member 6 isoform X2 codes for the protein MAFADLLEHVGGMGRFQVASVVLLALPVLMMASHNLLQNFTAATNDHRCRLRWEANATGLDPQDLLRVSVPRGEQCRRFVTPQWWLLEANGSATNTTWPETEPCRDGWTYDRSVFTSTIVSEWDLVCSSRGLKQLAQSLYMAGVLVGGIVFGGLSDRFGRRSLLTWCYLQMGAMGTCSSFAPTFTIYCLFRFLTGMAFSGIVLNSVSLSLEWMPTRTRALVGTFMGYCYTLGQFLLAGVSYAVPAWRWLQLTVSLPFFCFFLYSWWLTESARWLVMVGKSQRALKELRKVARINGKKEEGDKLDIDALRSYMQKEMTSSRSHHTVVDLVRTPVVRRISCCLCFVWFSTSFAYYGLAMDLQNFDFNIYVIQLVFGAVDIPAKLVSILTITFIGRRFTQSFALILAGLAILANILVPRDLRTLRTALAVFGKGCLAASFNCVFLYTGELYPTVIRITAPLVKMAGEVFPALPFIIYGVAPVVSGLVAIFLPETRDMALPETVEEVEGRTRPLKDEAQHLQVPLQPPQPSNTTADHSGGPQNPPKPPRLQQ